The DNA sequence TGGACGGTGGCAGACTGCCAACCGTCACATCGGCGCATCAGTACATTTTCATGCCTTGCGCACCGCCTGCATGAATGCCTCGATTCGCCGGTGATCCTTGATGCCCTTGCTCTGCTCTACACCGCCGCTGACATCGACTGCGTAAGGACGAACCTGGGCGATGGCCTGCGCCACGTTGTCGGCCGACAGGCCACCGGCCAGGATGATCGGCTTGCTCAGCTTTGCCGGTATCAGCGACCAGTCAAAGGCCTCGCCGGTTCCGCCGGGCACGCCGGCAACGTAGGTATCGAGCAGAATGCCGCTGGCCTTGGCGTAGGCCTTGCAACTGGCCTCCAGGTCATCGCCCGGACGCACCCGCAGCGCCTTGATCCACGGGCGATGGTAACCGTCGCAGTCGGCCGGCGTTTCATCGCCATGGAACTGCAGCAGATCCAGTGGCACGGCTTCGAGAATCTCGTTCAGCTCGCAGCGGGTTGCGTTGACGAACAACCCGACCGTGGTGATGAACGGCGGCAACGCGGCAATGATCGCCCTCGCCTGCTCCACAGTCACGGCTCGCGGGCTTTTGGCATAGAACACCAGGCCAATCGCGTCGGCACCCGCCTCGACAGCGGCCAGCGCATCCTCTATGCGGGTAATCCCACAAATTTTGCTGCGAACGGCTGACATATGGTGTGAACCTCAAGAGGATCCGAAAGCCTCGGATGTTAGCAAATGAGTTGCGGGTCGTCAGCCGCCAGTGCATCAAAGCCGGTAAGGAAGTGTGGGCCGATGTAACGCTCGGGCAACGGGAACTCATCGCGGTACTCCACCTGGACCAGGTACAGCCCGAACGGATGAGCGGTCACCCCGCCGGTACGACGCACTCGGCTTTCAAGCACATCCCTGGCCCACTCCGG is a window from the Pseudomonas sp. LS1212 genome containing:
- a CDS encoding phosphoribosylanthranilate isomerase, which encodes MSAVRSKICGITRIEDALAAVEAGADAIGLVFYAKSPRAVTVEQARAIIAALPPFITTVGLFVNATRCELNEILEAVPLDLLQFHGDETPADCDGYHRPWIKALRVRPGDDLEASCKAYAKASGILLDTYVAGVPGGTGEAFDWSLIPAKLSKPIILAGGLSADNVAQAIAQVRPYAVDVSGGVEQSKGIKDHRRIEAFMQAVRKA